The Endozoicomonas sp. 4G DNA segment GTCAATGGCTCGTTGTGAAGGGGTGGGTTACTTCCCATTTCATGAAAGCGGAAAAATACTTGATGAGGAAGAACATGTACTTTTTTCTGAATTAGACGGGCTGGAAGAGAAAGAAGTCAGTGCAAGGGCAAAAGATTTTTTATTAAAATTCTACACTTTGTTGGAAAGCGATGAGCGTTTTTTAATGATGTGTACTGATTTTAGTATGGAACGTGAGTATAAAATAACGATGGATTTAATTAGGGCAGCATTGCATTAACGGGGGGCGCCTGGTCGGACGCTATTCTCGGTCAGGCTCCAACTTCTGCTGCCCGGATTCCGCAAAGTCCGGGAACATATGCTCTAGCCGCTCTCTGATACGGATCTCCTTATTTCGATCAAGTTGTAAAAAATTCAGTACCCGTTTTAACAATAATAAGCGGTCATTGGTTTTGACCACCAGCTTCAATCCTTCGTCGTGTACTTTCTGAATAACATTCAAGAACTGCGTGATATGAGCACTATCACGAGTAACATTACACTCCATAAAAACAGCCTGATGCTCTGTTTTGGATAAATGGCTGAAATGGTAATCCTGGCTTACAACCGCTTTTCCGGGTAAATAGGGGTGACCTACCTGGCGGATCTGTTTAGCTGGAATACCGAGTACTTTGGCCGTTTCGTCTATTGATACAGCCTGTTCAGTGATCACCCCTGCCGCATTGCGGCCTTGATACTGAGCCAGTTGCGATAGCGCATCAGCAGCCTGTACTTCAGGGCTGTGCCACCATTGGGAACGGTAACCGTCTCCCTGCAAATCACTCAGGTAAAGAAAGTTCTGGGCATATCCGGTTATGGGATCAATATAGTCAGGGGATGCAGCCTTGACAGGAATATGATGATTTGAACTGACCATGATAGCTTTATTCTCAGCGATCACATGTTTCATTGTTTTTGCCAGAAGTTGGTTGCTAAAGTAACCGCCGTTGGCATCATCGATTACCACCAAATCTTTACCGGCAAGCATTCCCTCGATCTTGCTATCCCATTCATTACCCTGAAAGCACTGATACAGATCACCTGCCTTATCTGCGTCTAGATACAGGGTGTTGAGACCATAGTCGGCTGCTTTTTTGGTAACGGCTACACAAAGATGTGTCTTTCCCAGTCCCGGTGATCCGGTCAGGAACAGTCCCATGGGCTTTGAGGCTTCGCCCTGATTATGAATCACAGCGTGCGTGAACTTCCGCGCCGTCTCATACATCAGTTCCTGCTGTGTTGAGCGGTGTTCGAATTGATCTATATCAGCGTCAAGATTTTCAGTGTGGAACTTTGACCCCTGGTACACGGGCTTTGGTTTCATAGTCGTAGTGACAGACAAAAGCGGTTGACGATGCCAGACTTGATCGCACTGGAATAAAAAAAGATCCCAGAGGTCAGTATTAAAGCGAGCCGTAATAGTGATACCGCCAATAGGGTGGTCATAGGGCACGGTATCGCTGGCCCGCTCTGTATAGTTCGTTTTCCCTTCTTTAATAGCAAGGATTGTCTCAGGACTCTGTGGTTTATTGTAACCATCAATCAGTATTTTTTTGACCTGGTCGTAGGTTTTCGGTTCATAAAATTCATTCGGACCAAACCCCAGATAGAGATTCTGTCCGCTGCTGTTTTGCCCGGTGCATACCAGATTAAAACCGACAGCAGAACCGCTTGCGTGCTTCAAATGGTAGTCTTTTACGCCCTCAATATAGAGAATATCACCTTTTTCTATCTCCTGTTCTGACTGCTCAGTGCTCCATGAATCTGTGCAAAACTCAAGATAATTAAACAGACGGTAGAGCGGGTTGCTTAAATTGATCGGATCTATATATTTACCTTTTAATGCGCACAATCCAGAACTTTGGCTGATGTGACCGAAAAGGTTGGCGGGAATTCTGAACTTTGAGACCGGTGCGCCAAAGATGCGGTCGAATTCGCTGGACCCAATGATGGTTTCAATGGCCCGATACTGACAGGCGAAAAGGGTCGTTGCACAGTCTGCAGTGGTGGGGCCATGAAAAAAAGCATTCAGGCACTCACTTGGTTTATGCCCATTATCCTTTGATACGAAGCTAAGCACGTGCTTCGTGTCAAAATATTCCGGTAGTGAGTGAAACCCGAATCTGCAACTTTTTGACAGTGCGGGAAGCTCGTG contains these protein-coding regions:
- a CDS encoding ATP-binding protein, which encodes MDIKPTGLQSGTYSQPGAEGVESSEIAQSSTTKFSVNPSRFVSSLPLGSEPELKPLSAIDTNFKARRTGTPVSSRCVSHSSSDDEMESDLNTVPDYDFSLWNKHLNAIRPIKPACKPFPKSLSTEPVAEQFAKHTIHWLQLVNTPYAKRDSVKTRFYHQVDNRNFRVEENKRLGVFYPKDYRDHELPALSKSCRFGFHSLPEYFDTKHVLSFVSKDNGHKPSECLNAFFHGPTTADCATTLFACQYRAIETIIGSSEFDRIFGAPVSKFRIPANLFGHISQSSGLCALKGKYIDPINLSNPLYRLFNYLEFCTDSWSTEQSEQEIEKGDILYIEGVKDYHLKHASGSAVGFNLVCTGQNSSGQNLYLGFGPNEFYEPKTYDQVKKILIDGYNKPQSPETILAIKEGKTNYTERASDTVPYDHPIGGITITARFNTDLWDLFLFQCDQVWHRQPLLSVTTTMKPKPVYQGSKFHTENLDADIDQFEHRSTQQELMYETARKFTHAVIHNQGEASKPMGLFLTGSPGLGKTHLCVAVTKKAADYGLNTLYLDADKAGDLYQCFQGNEWDSKIEGMLAGKDLVVIDDANGGYFSNQLLAKTMKHVIAENKAIMVSSNHHIPVKAASPDYIDPITGYAQNFLYLSDLQGDGYRSQWWHSPEVQAADALSQLAQYQGRNAAGVITEQAVSIDETAKVLGIPAKQIRQVGHPYLPGKAVVSQDYHFSHLSKTEHQAVFMECNVTRDSAHITQFLNVIQKVHDEGLKLVVKTNDRLLLLKRVLNFLQLDRNKEIRIRERLEHMFPDFAESGQQKLEPDRE